Proteins encoded within one genomic window of Humulus lupulus chromosome 1, drHumLupu1.1, whole genome shotgun sequence:
- the LOC133821135 gene encoding uncharacterized protein LOC133821135 has protein sequence MLTLTAGRLCSGAVTEQAKSLEQRHADELKAAAEKYAKKLAVRDQFKESNRVNYRAAKLLEEDLATSRQDNKTLEGRIEELEKANASNLERYKNATLRCFYDFLKQNQGATFEYLPENARDAELARCAARLAEEERARIPTSPEISLATGIDGAENEAADVVYQGPPQDPLAP, from the exons atgctgacccttactgcCGGCCGTCTCTGCTCGGGTGCTGTTACCGAGCAGGCCAAATCTTTGGAGCAACGGCACGCTGATGAACTTAAAGCTGCTGCAGAGAAATATGCCAAAAAACTTGCAgtg AgggaccagttcaaggagtcCAACCGTGTCAATTACCGCGCAGCCAAATTGCTTGAGGAGGACCTGGCTACGAGCAGACAGGACAATAAAACCTTGGAGGGCCGGATTGAGGAGCTTGAAAAAGCCAATGCCAGTaacttggaaaggtataagaatgccaCTCTCCGATGCTTCTACGATTTCTTGAAGCAAAACCAAGGAGCAACCTTCGAAtaccttcctgagaatgcaaGAGACGCTGAGCTTGCTCGCTGTGCTGCTCGACTGGCAGAGGAAGAAAGGGCGAGGATTCCTACTTCCCCTGAGATCTCGCTGGCCACTGGGATAGACGGGGCCGAAAATGAGGCTGCTGATGTTGTCTATCAGggccctcctcaagatcctctGGCTCCTTGA